From a single Micromonospora pallida genomic region:
- a CDS encoding sulfite exporter TauE/SafE family protein: protein MRKLILLALVGFGAQLVDGSLGMAYGVTSTTLLLAINTSAASASATVHLAEIGTTLVSGAAHWRFGNVDWRVVFRVGVPGALGAFLGATFLSGISTAAAAPIMSLILLTLGCYLLIRFTVAGLPTGRVGLPLRKRFLGPLGLVAGFVDATGGGGWGPVGTPAILASGRMEPRRVIGSIDTSEFLVAVAASLGFLVGLGSENIDYGWVLALLLGGMAAAPIAAWLVRKVPPRVLGSAVGGMIILTNGRTLLRSEWVDAPDIVRYACYTVVTALWAAAVVWSVRQHLATRNSAPAASAERTGMADEVAS, encoded by the coding sequence GTGCGTAAACTCATCCTGCTCGCCCTGGTGGGCTTCGGTGCCCAACTTGTCGACGGCAGCCTCGGGATGGCATACGGAGTGACATCCACCACATTGCTGCTCGCCATCAACACCAGCGCCGCCAGCGCGTCGGCAACCGTTCACCTGGCCGAAATCGGCACGACACTGGTCTCTGGTGCCGCCCACTGGCGGTTCGGCAACGTGGACTGGCGGGTGGTGTTCCGGGTCGGCGTGCCGGGAGCCCTCGGGGCCTTCCTCGGCGCGACCTTCCTCTCCGGGATCTCCACGGCGGCGGCCGCCCCGATCATGTCGCTGATCCTGCTCACCCTCGGCTGCTACCTGCTGATCCGCTTCACCGTCGCCGGTCTGCCGACCGGACGGGTGGGGCTGCCACTGCGCAAGCGGTTCCTCGGCCCACTGGGTCTGGTCGCCGGCTTCGTCGACGCCACCGGTGGTGGCGGCTGGGGCCCGGTCGGCACCCCCGCCATCCTCGCCAGCGGCCGGATGGAGCCGCGCCGGGTGATCGGGTCGATCGACACCAGCGAGTTCCTGGTGGCGGTGGCCGCCAGCCTCGGCTTCCTGGTTGGGCTCGGCTCGGAGAACATCGACTACGGCTGGGTGCTCGCCCTACTGCTCGGCGGGATGGCCGCCGCGCCGATCGCGGCCTGGCTGGTCCGGAAGGTCCCGCCCCGGGTGCTCGGCTCCGCGGTCGGCGGCATGATCATCCTCACCAACGGGCGGACGCTGCTGCGCAGCGAGTGGGTCGACGCCCCGGACATCGTCCGGTACGCCTGCTACACGGTCGTGACGGCGCTCTGGGCAGCGGCGGTGGTGTGGTCGGTCCGGCAGCACCTCGCCACCCGGAACAGCGCGCCGGCCGCCAGCGCGGAGCGGACCGGGATGGCCGACGAGGTCGCCTCCTGA